Proteins found in one Coffea eugenioides isolate CCC68of chromosome 5, Ceug_1.0, whole genome shotgun sequence genomic segment:
- the LOC113770626 gene encoding acidic endochitinase-like, protein MARCFRSLLIAITSLWMLSSVLIRSSDAAGIATYWGQHTDEGSLEDACRRNTYDYVNLAFLINYGGGQTPELNLAGHCEPSDCSSLSSEIKACQSRGTQVLLSLGGAPNLSSADDAKEVASYLYNNFLGGKSENRPLGDAVLDGIDFHIQAGKRDFLDDLAKALSEYSTSERRVHLSAAPQCFYPDYYLDAAIRTGLFDYVWVQFYNNPPCQYSMGNANNLFYSWSSHWASYPGVNKLFLGLPASPEAAPSGGYIPPRVLIREILPYVRGYPNYGGVMLWNAFYDENYSQAIRPYINPETLACDRKSMLKSPSNCDIKIKSYVTK, encoded by the coding sequence ATGGCTCGCTGTTTTAGATCACTACTCATAGCAATAACATCCCTGTGGATGTTATCTTCAGTACTGATCAGGTCTTCCGATGCTGCTGGAATTGCCACCTACTGGGGCCAACACACCGACGAAGGAAGCCTGGAAGACGCATGCCGGAGAAATACCTACGACTACGTGAATCTTGCCTTTCTGATAAATTATGGCGGTGGCCAGACACCAGAATTGAACTTAGCTGGGCATTGTGAGCCAAGCGATTGCTCCTCGCTTAGTTCTGAGATAAAAGCTTGCCAGAGCCGAGGCACCCAAGTGCTTCTTTCTCTCGGTGGAGCTCCAAACCTCTCTTCCGCCGATGATGCCAAGGAAGTCGCGTCCTATCTCTATAATAATTTCCTTGGCGGTAAATCAGAAAATCGTCCATTAGGCGATGCTGTCTTAGACGGAATAGACTTTCATATCCAAGCTGGAAAGAGGGATTTCTTGGATGATCTCGCCAAGGCGCTCTCAGAATATAGCACATCAGAGAGAAGGGTGCACTTATCTGCAGCACCACAATGTTTCTATCCTGACTATTATCTCGACGCTGCTATCAGAACTGGCCTCTTTGATTATGTGTGGGTGCAATTTTACAACAATCCGCCTTGTCAGTATAGTATGGGCAATGCCAACAACCTCTTCTACAGTTGGAGTTCTCATTGGGCATCATACCCAGGAGTTAATAAACTATTCCTGGGATTACCTGCATCCCCTGAAGCCGCTCCTAGTGGCGGTTACATTCCACCTCGGGTGCTTAttcgcgaaattcttccctatGTCCGGGGCTATCCCAACTATGGAGGCGTCATGCTTTGGAACGCATTCTATGACGAGAATTACAGTCAGGCAATCAGGCCTTATATTAACCCTGAAACGCTGGCTTGCGATCGCAAGTCCATGCTAAAGTCCCCAAGCAATTGCGACATAAAGATAAAGTCTTATGTGACTAAATAA